One part of the Parabacteroides distasonis ATCC 8503 genome encodes these proteins:
- a CDS encoding trypsin-like peptidase domain-containing protein: MKKLTSLYIIFLLTMLGFQGNLKAQVSHGGRPLPLSLMRSTNGQMFKEMPPFDVQEELRIDSLNESDLRSGFRFAYKFITDYNRYNSGVTFTGPDGTRVWRLGIYSPGALSINVLFTEYELPEGAQLFLYNEDQTQILGSFNHLNNSELNLLPVSPIQGDRLIIEYQEPANASFQGRLTVGEVNHGYRSLRGLEPGDNTSLIGKIPPLACYQDGTNDYAQWGQSVVLLIIDGSVGCTGTLINNTDNDGKPYLLTASHCLNKQFTMKNPDYEKIAGSIVCFFNFNSPFCDPILRGTEEMSTASTYFKAVNEMADMALLELTATPPVYYRPYYAGWNAQEVGPAPYTCIQHPQYSVKRISISDEDLAPFTLTDPNMIFYKNAHWHVKTWEVGYTASGSSGSPLFNADGEIIGALSGGQSSENSPKDDYFFSLMKPWDAIDTPERQLKYWLNPSNDETKVCEGLDPYKSAPCFRLSNIYDSGNQENAECTLYPGSEKAYLFGNNPANITEYAEAYQVAEAGTLYGAYFVTPPAGANYKQMEVEVTVYSGDSKPSTLLYTETFQPTYSNKSILDDTFIETAKSLNRSQESYIHFSKPVNVSGKFYIGYKLKSVPENTYFSAYNLPKGKTTRNTAWVHDKNGWRQATEYTQAGFSTSLFIDPVIQYGNPISNEKLEANEQVLIHLGPEKGMVHLVLPDGMEKATYTLHSAQGKVSENGEITDRQATLHFLKLTSGVYFLTVHYGEEHYTQKIIF, from the coding sequence ATGAAAAAGTTGACCTCTTTATACATTATATTCCTGCTAACGATGCTCGGTTTTCAAGGAAATCTGAAAGCGCAGGTTAGCCACGGAGGCCGCCCGCTTCCGCTATCGCTCATGCGAAGTACAAACGGACAGATGTTTAAAGAAATGCCTCCGTTCGACGTTCAAGAGGAATTGCGTATCGACTCGCTGAATGAGAGCGACCTAAGAAGCGGTTTCCGTTTTGCCTATAAATTCATAACGGATTACAATCGGTACAACTCGGGCGTAACTTTCACCGGGCCGGATGGGACACGTGTATGGAGACTCGGGATCTACTCGCCCGGGGCCCTTTCCATCAACGTGCTCTTCACGGAATATGAACTGCCCGAAGGCGCCCAGCTCTTCCTATATAATGAGGACCAGACACAGATATTAGGCTCGTTCAATCACCTAAACAACTCGGAGTTAAACCTATTGCCGGTCTCTCCTATCCAAGGGGATCGCCTGATCATAGAATATCAAGAACCGGCTAACGCCTCTTTTCAAGGAAGACTGACCGTCGGGGAAGTCAACCATGGCTACCGGAGCTTGCGGGGGTTAGAACCGGGAGACAACACCTCACTGATCGGTAAAATTCCACCGTTAGCTTGCTATCAAGATGGGACAAACGATTACGCCCAATGGGGGCAAAGCGTCGTTCTCCTGATCATAGACGGAAGCGTAGGGTGCACGGGCACCCTGATAAATAATACGGACAATGACGGAAAGCCTTATCTACTCACCGCCTCCCATTGCCTGAACAAGCAATTCACGATGAAAAACCCCGATTATGAGAAAATAGCCGGAAGCATCGTCTGCTTTTTCAACTTCAACAGTCCTTTCTGCGACCCGATCCTAAGGGGAACAGAAGAGATGTCTACCGCATCCACTTACTTCAAGGCGGTTAATGAAATGGCAGACATGGCCTTGTTGGAACTTACCGCCACACCTCCGGTTTATTACAGGCCTTATTACGCGGGCTGGAACGCACAAGAGGTAGGACCTGCCCCCTATACGTGCATCCAACATCCCCAATACTCGGTAAAGCGAATCAGTATATCCGATGAGGATCTGGCTCCCTTTACCTTGACAGATCCAAACATGATTTTTTACAAGAACGCTCATTGGCATGTCAAGACTTGGGAAGTAGGTTATACGGCCAGCGGTTCCTCCGGATCTCCTTTATTCAATGCCGACGGAGAGATTATCGGAGCGTTATCCGGCGGGCAGTCCAGCGAGAATAGCCCGAAGGATGATTACTTCTTCTCTTTGATGAAACCATGGGACGCAATCGATACCCCCGAGAGACAGCTCAAATATTGGCTGAACCCGTCCAATGACGAGACCAAGGTTTGTGAGGGACTTGATCCGTATAAATCAGCCCCTTGTTTCCGGTTGAGCAACATCTATGACTCCGGTAATCAAGAAAACGCCGAATGTACGCTCTATCCCGGGTCTGAAAAAGCGTATTTATTCGGGAACAACCCCGCCAATATCACTGAATATGCGGAAGCTTACCAAGTAGCCGAAGCGGGTACCTTATACGGAGCTTATTTCGTAACACCGCCTGCCGGAGCGAATTACAAACAGATGGAAGTGGAAGTTACCGTTTACAGCGGCGACTCTAAGCCCTCTACATTATTATATACGGAGACATTCCAACCCACCTATAGCAATAAATCGATATTGGACGATACGTTTATTGAGACCGCTAAATCCCTAAATCGGTCACAGGAAAGTTATATCCATTTCTCCAAGCCCGTGAACGTCAGCGGAAAGTTCTACATCGGCTATAAGCTCAAGAGCGTCCCGGAGAACACGTATTTCTCCGCTTACAATTTGCCCAAAGGCAAAACGACCCGGAATACGGCTTGGGTTCATGATAAAAACGGCTGGAGACAAGCTACCGAATATACGCAAGCAGGTTTTAGCACCTCCTTGTTTATCGATCCCGTCATTCAATACGGTAACCCCATCAGCAACGAAAAGCTCGAGGCGAACGAGCAGGTACTCATTCATCTCGGTCCGGAGAAAGGCATGGTACACCTTGTTTTGCCGGATGGAATGGAGAAAGCGACTTATACATTGCACTCGGCACAAGGAAAAGTGTCGGAAAACGGAGAGATCACGGACAGGCAAGCTACACTCCATTTCCTAAAATTAACATCTGGAGTCTACTTTCTAACCGTGCATTATGGCGAGGAGCATTATACA